taaaaatttctgaatttctttgaaataaaaatagaatttagattatGTAATTGTAAGTGGTGCTCGTCGACAAGAAAATCGATGGGATCCCTTTGAAAATGAACAAATTGTCCCAGAGGACAAGGATACGAGTAAACGGTTGTTTGATGATGCTATGTTTAAACTTGAACATGGTACTGAAGATATAGACAAGGCTAAAAAGGCAGCTCCAATATTAGTTAAGCTTCATGATGCACAAGATGCTAAATGGAATGATGATTTTTCTGCAAATTCATTATTAAGACAACAGTTAAGAGTAAGTTTGAAGCTAAATGACTACACATttttcatattgtatattaggttaatattaatttaaaaattcaatagatGTAACTTCTCATTACatatttcaatgaacaaaacataatattttggtacttaagcctatatattatataggtactgtggtatacaaaaaataaatacaaataatgcaAATACTAAATTTATACGGAAaaactatgttattttatatttatagtcatTGTAAtcttatagtaataactaaccTGTTCAATTTTCAgacaaaaaaacagaaattagcTGTAAAAGAAAAACATGACAATGAATTAAAAGAAAGACTATCATTAAGTATTCCATTAGTAGATGAAGTTGAAGAAGATATAAGAATTGCTAAACTATTAAGCTATCAAACTTCTGATAgtaagaatacattttattgtattgtaatttgaaaaCTCATTATGGCCAAAATTAggttgattacatttttaacataacatattatttacaaaataccaTTTGCTTTTTGTATACTCAGTTAATAGTTTGTCACTACAAATCAATTGAAAAGTCAACTGcctatttttttacaataataaatatgcgtAATATTAGGAAATCATTAATTTACACATCATTGATCCAagaaatatcttaaataatatgcattaaagcGTCTCTATAGAGGAGATAGCTGCTTTTTCCATGTATATCAAGTCATATCACATAAttgcacaaataatattatgtttactataaatattaaatttacagatttttaatatttaaaatagagtttaaaaatatacatgtgtGATGCACATGGTATTgataaattaaagaattttcCGAGTAGCATTGTTTAATATGTGTATACTTTTTGTCCTAAAAAGGTACGAAAACAagacgaaaaaaatttattcatGGACTTCGCAAAACTCCTAAGCTAGAcccaaataaaccaaaaaagtGTCTTAATGTGGGCATCATTCAATCGACTATTACAACGAAAACAGAAATATTACCAGTTGCTAGTACTAATAATTGTTCCACGGCATCACTTGTATCTGCAGATTATGGATCAACATCGTCATcagattaaaattgtattacatacaaattataaacatttatgatttatgtattttgttttaataattaaataactataacaatTATTGGTAACAATGAAAAATTAGAAGAATACAACatgaatataggtactattaaaaatgttcaaattatatttttatttttatcttcaaTTTCTCTGCACGTTTTCTCATATACACCAAAAAATAAAGCTCCACCAATCATTATCAATACGACTCTTGGAAGAAAACCGGCAAACAGTCTGAaaccgtaaatataatataatattaataattataactaaatgtttacaatatgtacaaattacaaagtGGTATTGTAGTGATTAGGAA
The Metopolophium dirhodum isolate CAU chromosome 7, ASM1992520v1, whole genome shotgun sequence DNA segment above includes these coding regions:
- the LOC132948193 gene encoding coiled-coil domain-containing protein 130 homolog, which produces MGERKGQNKYYPPDYNPAVGGLNKFKGTHALRERAKKLHLGILIIRFEMPYNIWCDGCNNHIGMGVRYNAEKKKIGMYYSTPVYQFRMKCHLCNNHFEIKTDPGNLDYVIVSGARRQENRWDPFENEQIVPEDKDTSKRLFDDAMFKLEHGTEDIDKAKKAAPILVKLHDAQDAKWNDDFSANSLLRQQLRTKKQKLAVKEKHDNELKERLSLSIPLVDEVEEDIRIAKLLSYQTSDSTKTRRKKFIHGLRKTPKLDPNKPKKCLNVGIIQSTITTKTEILPVASTNNCSTASLVSADYGSTSSSD